Proteins encoded together in one Vanessa cardui chromosome 19, ilVanCard2.1, whole genome shotgun sequence window:
- the LOC124537984 gene encoding intraflagellar transport protein 57 homolog — MDFNIMDKLRILKIDTELRPQIKMKPMSRYYFITSTNPGEQFFVFASTAAWLIRKTGKDFEQPNEEDDPNSTIASILEILREKDIAVDFSSHKLKQGYGDQVCYILNVLADEAIKVENFEWEKPVVDIPDTEESADDVDQVEDETEIILDKIEEEMGIYSDESEGEDYGNTEEKEQNNVTSKVHDWEAWKLELERVAPALRLKISADGRDWRARHAQMRSYRDELLDRFKITGTQLNKLHNNISSVMDKITARENILNEQFEPIVREYGTLLDELNKVTNEYKEASVGVTERQETLNELTAKVENIKQRTESKGSSMNDNSPLLTAKKGVETLKKDIQELDFQIIILLWLLISKENPKSNNYLGSAESRMVSAEAY, encoded by the coding sequence atggattttaatatcatggatAAATTACGCATCCTGAAAATCGATACGGAATTACGACCTCAAATCAAAATGAAACCAATGAGtcggtattattttattacttcgaCGAATCCTGGAGAGCAGTTCTTTGTATTTGCCTCGACAGCCGCGTGGCTTATAAGAAAAACTGGTAAGGACTTCGAACAGCCTAACGAAGAAGACGATCCGAACTCAACTATTGCTTCTATTCTTGAAATATTACGCGAAAAAGATATTGCAGTTGACTTTTCATCTCACAAGCTTAAACAAGGCTACGGTGACCAAGTTTGCTATATTCTTAATGTATTAGCTGACGAGGCCATAAAAGTAGAGAATTTCGAATGGGAGAAACCTGTCGTTGATATCCCTGACACAGAAGAATCGGCAGATGACGTTGATCAAGTAGAAGACGAAACCGAAATTATTTTGGACAAAATAGAAGAAGAAATGGGTATTTATTCGGACGAATCAGAAGGCGAGGATTACGGTAACACAGAggaaaaagaacaaaataatgtaacaagCAAAGTCCACGATTGGGAAGCTTGGAAACTAGAATTAGAAAGAGTTGCTCCAGCATTAAGACTAAAAATATCAGCCGATGGTCGTGATTGGCGGGCAAGACATGCTCAGATGAGGTCGTATCGAGATGAGCTATTGGATAGATTCAAAATAACAGGTacgcaattaaataaacttcacaATAATATTAGTTCTGTAATGGACAAAATAACTGCAagagaaaacattttaaacgaGCAATTCGAACCAATAGTGAGAGAGTATGGTACGCTTTTGGACGAATTGAATAAAGTGACCAATGAATACAAGGAAGCTAGTGTGGGCGTGACAGAGAGACAAGAAACCCTAAATGAGCTGACGGCTAAAGTAGAAAACATTAAACAGAGGACGGAGTCAAAGGGATCATCGATGAATGACAACTCACCTCTATTAACCGCTAAGAAGGGCGTCGAAACTTTGAAAAAGGACATCCAAGAATTAGATTTCCAGATTATTATTTTGCTGTGGCTGCTTATATCAAAAGAAAATCCTAAAAGTAACAATTACTTAGGAAGCGCTGAATCAAGAATGGTCAGTGCTGAAGCTTATTAA